A region from the Rhodamnia argentea isolate NSW1041297 chromosome 7, ASM2092103v1, whole genome shotgun sequence genome encodes:
- the LOC115737760 gene encoding calmodulin binding protein PICBP isoform X1, producing the protein MEMNSLSSRPSMESSGRSGESQSGHNPVLDRSSDGAASEWSTSIEMSDASPDHTEAMAGSGMKAYDLQKPLRTLTRRSSLRLAKGLTRMSSSKLRRSSSKKISGVVDLQRKKLKKLRSVRLAGFQTTRPSRRNPSLLHDQPLSSSSDMDGMPKYLKSTRCYDEKKVNSQASTRNSEPSVRSNDRNGKFLSSFEPNRSPSSYKSVKGFTRTPTLRPVKILTKTASLKPKRPPARKRPQISQSSDSSIHRATCSSAIRGSKVPDQLEIPQEGDSSERILAKKVCPYSYCSLHGHHRHGDAPTLKRLKSARKRANAQRSKKLEGQPPQRVNNIGNSVKGNDSSKTVCKGQQAVEELGNVTPTAQKLKREVPVEIYTGPKADPNGDVAQDGGEVNSDSLGQSSGENIQQACVYSEEQHVLVSPLALEKETLTEFCRSGSELEIGITDSNNTRENEEESSSVNCNTKGGNVALDEDQAASPAVCQLKPEDGGLSQDLSSKSTGIPETCHLEYPQDANIVREVDAEEPSCLESELHLTEMTVNSGNTTVSGSMPDELACTSDVCISSKESARASKDESSPANELKGENAEAQFGDSEPDDPFRTPRGTKKYNGLWYLIYQHMVSDIAESGGSQPFNLQNEKEHVKDGNMLPGVDGTNHCQAVSECGQDVEMATNDEDRQQMELCQSDAIKLLQEAISKILLSQSLDWKSDSQSMGNDTYMGDQCLSDENDGSRGAIESSRVSTFPELQNGAAPDSKEEQVRTEDLDTKKEQRETKMWRRPNQPTLKRWSNVKKLILLKRFVKALEKTRNFKPRMPRSQSSELHPEAEKVSLRRQSTEERKKSEEWMLDYALRKVISNLDPAQKRKVALLVEAFETVVPAEGCESPLSPNSSFSSPVRRAKANVNCSVQDDKPKGSEYGYSSATLTGMSSSTYPVVQSSGSPTEEQENPVASSQAKVTGQDFCEISKDTSMVIYDENPMKNSCSSPDGVMSKSTIASDPSDQCLKAENSDNDIELLDDRKVEVESARETPSLNLLADGSYAGLSRKSYETEGSMGETVPILNDSKRDLPEDIAESEPDDPFRTPVGSRKSNGLWYLIYQHMVSDIAESGGLQSLENEKEYVKDGSTLLGVEEADCRQEVSEGGHDIEAATNDEDRQQTELCQSDVIKLLQESINKILLSRSPHQKFDGQSKANDSKLEEQCHSGEKDESRGETESSGISTSCELQNGAASDSKEEQVRTENLHTEKEQTHTKIWHKPNQPTLKRWSSVKNFILLKKFVKALEKTRNFKPRMPRRPSSELFTESEKVSLRRQSIEERKKSEEWMLDHALRKVISDLDPAQKRKVALLVEAFETVVPAQEGESTISPNISFSYPACRAKVNMNCSVLDDRPIASEDGYFSETLTGKSSSTYPVAESNNSPTEEQQNTVAFSEAKGTGWDLCSISTELSSAVYDENLMKISFLSPNEVLSKPVIAGDLSDRCFKEENSENVEEFSWKTPSLNSPPEGADAGSNSQPSETKGCLGETVTLSNYSKGHSPEDDDAESTHIEGSSPLPSVDDTWEEPRMASREGNDGANPIDELSSDSSPLEESMPLRVPNAEPEIQLENKKYSNLWYLIHKHMVSSLNTEDESRSTLDGINKEDEEEENKLDRTYSSCPCQDSPEAKDQQTSLGHRDDREKMELKKIEAIKLVQEAIDNILLLEAEESSSGGQFSSKDIQYEEAECAETLTSTLNNSADDGRVEPEGTEQPRASDQETQLQFTTVNGASHKENRMEPKVASKFSRGAVKNWSNLKKVILLKRFVKALEKVRNLNLQQPQHLPPQLLDEPEKVNLRHQDMDGRKNTEEWMLDYALQQVVSRLTPTRRRKVHLLVEAFETVSPPVGN; encoded by the exons ATGGAGATGAATTCGCTCTCGAGCCGGCCGAGCATGGAGTCCTCAGGAAGATCAGGGGAGTCTCAATCTGGTCACAACCCGGTACTTGACCGTTCCAGTGATGGAGCAGCCTCGGAATGGTCTACTTCCATTGAGATGTCGGATGCATCGCCGGATCACACGGAGGCGATGGCAGGTTCCGGCATGAAGGCATATGATTTGCAG AAACCATTGAGGACATTAACTAGGAGATCTAGTTTAAGGTTGGCCAAGGGATTGACAAGAATGTCCAGTTCAAAACTCAGAAGATCTTCTTCGAAAAAGATCTCTGGAGTGGTAGATCtccaaaggaagaaattgaagaagTTGCGGTCTGTCAGGCTTGCGGGGTTTCAGACCACAAGGCCATCTAGAAGAAACCCAAGTTTGCTACATGACCAGCCTCTGAGTTCCTCGAGTGACATGGATGGAATGCCAAAGTATTTGAAGTCGACGAGGTGTTATGACGAGAAGAAGGTGAACTCTCAAGCAAGTACTCGTAATTCTGAGCCATCTGTCCGCAGCAATGATCGGAATGGAAAATTCTTGAGTAGCTTTGAGCCAAACCGGAGTCCTTCAAGTTACAAATCTGTTAAAGGCTTTACAAGAACTCCGACCCTCAGACCTGTGAAGATTTTAACTAAAACGGCCAGTTTGAAACCAAAGAGGCCTCCTGCACGGAAACGGCCACAAATTTCTCAGTCCTCTGACTCGAGCATTCATAGAGCTACCTGCTCTTCGGCTATCAGGGGATCAAAGGTTCCTGATCAGCTGGAGATTCCGCAAGAAGGCGATTCGTCTGAGAGGATTTTGGCGAAGAAAGTCTGTCCATATAGCTACTGTTCTCTTCACGGCCATCACCGGCATGGGGATGCTCCCACATTGAAGCGCTTGAAATCGGCAAGAAAGCGTGCGAATGCACAGCGAAGCAAGAAACTGGAAGGTCAGCCCCCTCAGAGAGTAAACAATATAGGCAACTCAGTAAAGGGAAATGACTCGAGCAAAACAGTGTGCAAGGGACAGCAAGCCGTCGAAGAATTAGGGAATGTCACTCCTACCGCTCAGAAACTCAAGAGGGAAGTTCCTGTAGAAATCTACACTGGACCAAAAGCAGATCCAAATGGAGATGTagctcaagatggaggcgaagTCAACTCTGATTCTTTGGGTC AAAGTTCTGGAGAAAATATACAGCAAGCATGTGTTTACAGCGAGGAACAGCATGTGCTGGTGTCTCCTCTGGCCCTTGAGAAGGAGACGCTCACGGAGTTTTGTCGAAGTGGAAGTGAGCTTGAAATTGGCATTACTGACTCTAATAATACACGAGAGAATGAAGAGGAAAGTTCATCAGTTAATTGCAATACCAAAGGAGGGAATGTTGCTCTTGATGAAGATCAAGCTGCATCCCCAGCGGTCTGCCAACTGAAACCTGAAGATGGTGGTTTGTCCCAGGACCTGTCCTCCAAGTCAACTGGTATCCCAGAAACCTGTCATTTAGAATACCCACAGGATGCCAACATTGTCAGAGAAGTTGATGCAGAAGAGCCCTCATGTTTGGAGTCAGAACTTCACCTGACTGAAATGACAGTGAACAGTGGAAACACCACTGTATCAGGTAGCATGCCTGATGAGCTAGCATGCACATCAGATGTATGTATCAGCAGCAAAGAATCTGCTAGGGCCTCAAAGGATGAATCATCTCCGGCAAATGAATTGAAGGGAGAAAACGCAGAAGCTCAATTTGGAGACTCTGAGCCGGATGATCCATTTAGGACTCCTCGGGGAACAAAGAAGTATAATGGGTTGTGGTACCTAATATATCAGCACATGGTCTCAGATATTGCTGAAAGCGGAGGGTCGCAGCCGTTCAATctacaaaatgagaaagaacaTGTGAAAGATGGCAATATGCTGCCTGGTGTGGATGGAACCAACCATTGTCAAGCGGTTTCTGAATGTGGTCAGGACGTTGAGATGGCAACCAATGATGAAGATCGGCAGCAGATGGAACTGTGCCAGAGTGATGCCATCAAACTGTTGCAAGAAGCAATTAGCAAAATTCTTCTTTCCCAAAGCCTGGATTGGAAGTCTGATAGCCAGTCAATGGGTAATGATACATATATGGGGGACCAGTGTCTCTCTGATGAGAATGATGGCAGCCGAGGTGCAATCGAATCGTCGAGAGTCTCTACTTTCCCTGAACTTCAGAATGGTGCAGCTCCAGATTCAAAAGAAGAACAGGTCAGAACTGAAGATCTCGATACCAAGAAGGAACAAAGGGAAACTAAGATGTGGAGAAGGCCTAACCAGCCAACACTTAAGAGATGGAGCAATGTGAAAAAGTTGATCCTTCTCAAGAGATTCGTCAAGGCATTGGAGAAAACTAGGAACTTCAAGCCAAGAATGCCCAGAAGCCAGTCCTCAGAACTTCACCCAGAAGCAGAGAAAGTCAGCTTAAGACGGCAATCGAcagaagagaggaagaaatcTGAGGAATGGATGCTTGATTATGCACTCCGGAAGGTCATTTCCAACCTGGATCCagcacaaaaaaggaaagtagcTCTCCTTGTAGAAGCCTTTGAAACTGTCGTCCCAGCAGAAGGATGTGAATCTCCCTTAAGTccaaattcatcattttcatctCCTGTTCGCCGTGCTAAAGCCAACGTAAATTGCTCAGTCCAGGATGACAAGCCAAAAGGCAGTGAGTATGGATACTCTTCTGCGACATTGACTGGGATGTCATCAAGCACATATCCAGTTGTACAAAGCAGCGGTTCCCCAACTGAAGAACAAGAGAACCCAGTGGCATCTTCTCAGGCCAAAGTAACAGGTCAGGACTTTTGTGAAATCAGTAAAGATACAAGCATGGTGATCTATGATGAAAACCCTATGAAAAATAGTTGTTCAAGTCCTGATGGGGTTATGAGTAAGTCCACTATTGCGAGTGATCCATCTGATCAGTGCTTGAAGGCAGAAAACAGTGACAATGACATTGAATTATTAGACGATAGAAAAGTTGAGGTGGAGAGTGCAAGGGAAACTCCAAGTTTAAATTTACTAGCTGACGGTTCTTATGCAGGATTGAGCAGAAAAAGCTACGAGACTGAAGGTTCAATGGGTGAAACAGTGCCGATATTAAATGATTCTAAACGTGATTTGCCTGAAGATATAGCAGAATCTGAGCCAGATGATCCATTTAGGACTCCTGTTGGAAGCAGGAAGAGTAATGGGTTGTGGTACCTAATATATCAGCACATGGTCTCAGACATCGCCGAAAGTGGAGGATTGCAGAGTctagaaaatgagaaagaatATGTGAAAGATGGCAGTACACTGCTTGGAGTGGAAGAAGCTGACTGTCGTCAAGAGGTTTCTGAAGGGGGTCATGACATTGAGGCAGCAACCAATGATGAAGATCGGCAGCAGACGGAACTGTGCCAGAGTGATGTCATCAAATTGCTACAAgaatcaattaacaaaattcttCTTTCCCGAAGTCCACATCAGAAGTTTGATGGACAGTCAAAAGCTAATGACTCAAAGTTGGAGGAGCAGTGTCACTCTGGTGAGAAGGATGAAAGCAGAGGTGAAACCGAATCATCAGGCATCTCTACTTCCTGTGAACTTCAGAATGGTGCAGCGTCAGATTCAAAAGAAGAGCAGGTCAGAACTGAAAATCTGCATACTGAGAAGGAACAAACACATACTAAGATTTGGCACAAGCCTAATCAGCCTACACTTAAGAGATGGAGCAGTGTGAAAAATTTCATCCTTCTCAAGAAATTTGTCAAGGCATTGGAGAAGACTAGGAACTTCAAGCCAAGAATGCCAAGAAGGCCATCCTCAGAACTTTTCACAGAATCAGAGAAGGTTAGCTTGAGACGGCAATCTATAGAAGAGCGGAAGAAATCTGAGGAATGGATGCTTGATCATGCACTCCGAAAGGTCATTTCCGACCTGGATCCTgcacagaaaagaaaagtagcTTTACTTGTAGAAGCTTTTGAAACTGTCGTCCCAGCACAAGAAGGTGAATCTACCATAAGTCCAAATATATCATTTTCATATCCTGCTTGCCGAGCCAAAGTCAACATGAATTGCTCAGTCCTGGATGACAGACCAATTGCCAGTGAGGATGGATACTTCTCTGAGACTTTGACTGGGAAGTCATCGAGCACTTATCCAGTTGCCGAAAGCAACAATTCCCCAACTGAAGAACAACAGAATACGGTGGCATTCTCTGAGGCCAAAGGAACAGGTTGGGACCTATGTTCAATCAGTACAGAATTAAGCAGTGCAGTCTATGATGAAAACCTTATGAAGATTAGTTTCTTAAGTCCTAATGAGGTTTTGAGTAAGCCCGTCATCGCAGGTGATCTATCTGATCGGTGCTTTAAGGAAGAAAACAGTGAAAATGTAGAGGAGTTTTCATGGAAAACTCCAAGTTTAAATTCACCACCTGAGGGTGCTGATGCTGGATCAAACAGCCAACCCTCCGAGACCAAAGGTTGTTTGGGTGAAACAGTGACATTATCCAATTATTCTAAAGGCCATTCGCCAGAAGATGATGATGCTGAGTCAACACACATTGAAGGGTCGTCCCCTTTACCATCTGTCGATGACACATGGGAGGAGCCCAGGATGGCTAGTCGAGAAGGTAATGATGGAGCAAATCCCATAGATGAGCTTTCATCTGATTCATCTCCACTTGAGGAGTCCATGCCTCTACGTGTCCCTAATGCAGAACCGGAAATACAGTTGGAGAACAAGAAGTATTCAAATCTCTGGTACTTGATACACAAGCACATGGTATCAAGTCTTAATACAGAAGATGAAAGCAGGTCAACTCTTGATGGCATCAAcaaggaagacgaagaagaagagaacaaattGGACAGAACATACAGTTCTTGTCCTTGTCAAGATTCACCAGAGGCAAAAGATCAGCAAACATCTCTAGGTCATAGGGATGATCGTGAAAAGATGGAACTCAAAAAAATTGAGGCCATTAAGCTGGTACAAGAGGCAATTGACAATATCCTTCTTCTGGAAGCTGAGGAAAGTTCATCAGGTGGTCAATTTTCGAGTAAGGACATTCAATATGAGGAGGCAGAATGTGCAGAGACTCTCACTTCAACATTGAATAATTCAGCTGATGATGGAAGGGTGGAACCTGAAGGAACAGAACAGCCCAGAGCTTCAGATCAAGAAACGCAGCTCCAATTTACTACTGTTAATGGTGCTTCCCATAAAGAGAATAGAATGGAGCCCAAGGTGGCAAGCAAATTTAGCCGAGGAGCAGTGAAAAATTGGAGCAACCTGAAGAAGGTAATTCTCCTTAAGAGATTCGTCAAGGCATTAGAGAAAGTGAGGAACCTCAACCTACAGCAGCCGCAACATCTTCCTCCTCAGCTGCTTGATGAACCAGAAAAAGTCAATTTGAGGCATCAGGACATGGATGGAAGGAAAAATACCGAGGAATGGATGTTGGATTATGCCCTTCAGCAAGTTGTTTCCAGATTAACTCCaacaaggagaagaaaagttcaCTTACTCGTAGAAGCTTTTGAAACGGTTAGTCCTCCAGTTGGGAATTGA
- the LOC115737760 gene encoding calmodulin binding protein PICBP isoform X2 encodes MEMNSLSSRPSMESSGRSGESQSGHNPVLDRSSDGAASEWSTSIEMSDASPDHTEAMAGSGMKAYDLQKPLRTLTRRSSLRLAKGLTRMSSSKLRRSSSKKISGVVDLQRKKLKKLRSVRLAGFQTTRPSRRNPSLLHDQPLSSSSDMDGMPKYLKSTRCYDEKKVNSQASTRNSEPSVRSNDRNGKFLSSFEPNRSPSSYKSVKGFTRTPTLRPVKILTKTASLKPKRPPARKRPQISQSSDSSIHRATCSSAIRGSKVPDQLEIPQEGDSSERILAKKVCPYSYCSLHGHHRHGDAPTLKRLKSARKRANAQRSKKLEGQPPQRVNNIGNSVKGNDSSKTVCKGQQAVEELGNVTPTAQKLKREVPVEIYTGPKADPNGDVAQDGGEVNSDSLGQSSGENIQQACVYSEEQHVLVSPLALEKETLTEFCRSGSELEIGITDSNNTRENEEESSSVNCNTKGGNVALDEDQAASPAVCQLKPEDGGLSQDLSSKSTGIPETCHLEYPQDANIVREVDAEEPSCLESELHLTEMTVNSGNTTVSGSMPDELACTSDVCISSKESARASKDESSPANELKGENAEAQFGDSEPDDPFRTPRGTKKYNGLWYLIYQHMVSDIAESGGSQPFNLQNEKEHVKDGNMLPGVDGTNHCQAVSECGQDVEMATNDEDRQQMELCQSDAIKLLQEAISKILLSQSLDWKSDSQSMGNDTYMGDQCLSDENDGSRGAIESSRVSTFPELQNGAAPDSKEEQVRTEDLDTKKEQRETKMWRRPNQPTLKRWSNVKKLILLKRFVKALEKTRNFKPRMPRSQSSELHPEAEKVSLRRQSTEERKKSEEWMLDYALRKVISNLDPAQKRKVALLVEAFETVVPAEGCESPLSPNSSFSSPVRRAKANVNCSVQDDKPKGSEYGYSSATLTGMSSSTYPVVQSSGSPTEEQENPVASSQAKVTGQDFCEISKDTSMVIYDENPMKNSCSSPDGVMSKSTIASDPSDQCLKAENSDNDIELLDDRKVEVESARETPSLNLLADGSYAGLSRKSYETEGSMGETVPILNDSKRDLPEDIAESEPDDPFRTPVGSRKSNGLWYLIYQHMVSDIAESGGLQSLENEKEYVKDGSTLLGVEEADCRQEVSEGGHDIEAATNDEDRQQTELCQSDVIKLLQESINKILLSRSPHQKFDGQSKANDSKLEEQCHSGEKDESRGETESSGISTSCELQNGAASDSKEEQVRTENLHTEKEQTHTKIWHKPNQPTLKRWSSVKNFILLKKFVKALEKTRNFKPRMPRRPSSELFTESEKVSLRRQSIEERKKSEEWMLDHALRKVISDLDPAQKRKVALLVEAFETVVPAQEGESTISPNISFSYPACRAKVNMNCSVLDDRPIASEDGYFSETLTGKSSSTYPVAESNNSPTEEQQNTVAFSEAKGTGDLSDRCFKEENSENVEEFSWKTPSLNSPPEGADAGSNSQPSETKGCLGETVTLSNYSKGHSPEDDDAESTHIEGSSPLPSVDDTWEEPRMASREGNDGANPIDELSSDSSPLEESMPLRVPNAEPEIQLENKKYSNLWYLIHKHMVSSLNTEDESRSTLDGINKEDEEEENKLDRTYSSCPCQDSPEAKDQQTSLGHRDDREKMELKKIEAIKLVQEAIDNILLLEAEESSSGGQFSSKDIQYEEAECAETLTSTLNNSADDGRVEPEGTEQPRASDQETQLQFTTVNGASHKENRMEPKVASKFSRGAVKNWSNLKKVILLKRFVKALEKVRNLNLQQPQHLPPQLLDEPEKVNLRHQDMDGRKNTEEWMLDYALQQVVSRLTPTRRRKVHLLVEAFETVSPPVGN; translated from the exons ATGGAGATGAATTCGCTCTCGAGCCGGCCGAGCATGGAGTCCTCAGGAAGATCAGGGGAGTCTCAATCTGGTCACAACCCGGTACTTGACCGTTCCAGTGATGGAGCAGCCTCGGAATGGTCTACTTCCATTGAGATGTCGGATGCATCGCCGGATCACACGGAGGCGATGGCAGGTTCCGGCATGAAGGCATATGATTTGCAG AAACCATTGAGGACATTAACTAGGAGATCTAGTTTAAGGTTGGCCAAGGGATTGACAAGAATGTCCAGTTCAAAACTCAGAAGATCTTCTTCGAAAAAGATCTCTGGAGTGGTAGATCtccaaaggaagaaattgaagaagTTGCGGTCTGTCAGGCTTGCGGGGTTTCAGACCACAAGGCCATCTAGAAGAAACCCAAGTTTGCTACATGACCAGCCTCTGAGTTCCTCGAGTGACATGGATGGAATGCCAAAGTATTTGAAGTCGACGAGGTGTTATGACGAGAAGAAGGTGAACTCTCAAGCAAGTACTCGTAATTCTGAGCCATCTGTCCGCAGCAATGATCGGAATGGAAAATTCTTGAGTAGCTTTGAGCCAAACCGGAGTCCTTCAAGTTACAAATCTGTTAAAGGCTTTACAAGAACTCCGACCCTCAGACCTGTGAAGATTTTAACTAAAACGGCCAGTTTGAAACCAAAGAGGCCTCCTGCACGGAAACGGCCACAAATTTCTCAGTCCTCTGACTCGAGCATTCATAGAGCTACCTGCTCTTCGGCTATCAGGGGATCAAAGGTTCCTGATCAGCTGGAGATTCCGCAAGAAGGCGATTCGTCTGAGAGGATTTTGGCGAAGAAAGTCTGTCCATATAGCTACTGTTCTCTTCACGGCCATCACCGGCATGGGGATGCTCCCACATTGAAGCGCTTGAAATCGGCAAGAAAGCGTGCGAATGCACAGCGAAGCAAGAAACTGGAAGGTCAGCCCCCTCAGAGAGTAAACAATATAGGCAACTCAGTAAAGGGAAATGACTCGAGCAAAACAGTGTGCAAGGGACAGCAAGCCGTCGAAGAATTAGGGAATGTCACTCCTACCGCTCAGAAACTCAAGAGGGAAGTTCCTGTAGAAATCTACACTGGACCAAAAGCAGATCCAAATGGAGATGTagctcaagatggaggcgaagTCAACTCTGATTCTTTGGGTC AAAGTTCTGGAGAAAATATACAGCAAGCATGTGTTTACAGCGAGGAACAGCATGTGCTGGTGTCTCCTCTGGCCCTTGAGAAGGAGACGCTCACGGAGTTTTGTCGAAGTGGAAGTGAGCTTGAAATTGGCATTACTGACTCTAATAATACACGAGAGAATGAAGAGGAAAGTTCATCAGTTAATTGCAATACCAAAGGAGGGAATGTTGCTCTTGATGAAGATCAAGCTGCATCCCCAGCGGTCTGCCAACTGAAACCTGAAGATGGTGGTTTGTCCCAGGACCTGTCCTCCAAGTCAACTGGTATCCCAGAAACCTGTCATTTAGAATACCCACAGGATGCCAACATTGTCAGAGAAGTTGATGCAGAAGAGCCCTCATGTTTGGAGTCAGAACTTCACCTGACTGAAATGACAGTGAACAGTGGAAACACCACTGTATCAGGTAGCATGCCTGATGAGCTAGCATGCACATCAGATGTATGTATCAGCAGCAAAGAATCTGCTAGGGCCTCAAAGGATGAATCATCTCCGGCAAATGAATTGAAGGGAGAAAACGCAGAAGCTCAATTTGGAGACTCTGAGCCGGATGATCCATTTAGGACTCCTCGGGGAACAAAGAAGTATAATGGGTTGTGGTACCTAATATATCAGCACATGGTCTCAGATATTGCTGAAAGCGGAGGGTCGCAGCCGTTCAATctacaaaatgagaaagaacaTGTGAAAGATGGCAATATGCTGCCTGGTGTGGATGGAACCAACCATTGTCAAGCGGTTTCTGAATGTGGTCAGGACGTTGAGATGGCAACCAATGATGAAGATCGGCAGCAGATGGAACTGTGCCAGAGTGATGCCATCAAACTGTTGCAAGAAGCAATTAGCAAAATTCTTCTTTCCCAAAGCCTGGATTGGAAGTCTGATAGCCAGTCAATGGGTAATGATACATATATGGGGGACCAGTGTCTCTCTGATGAGAATGATGGCAGCCGAGGTGCAATCGAATCGTCGAGAGTCTCTACTTTCCCTGAACTTCAGAATGGTGCAGCTCCAGATTCAAAAGAAGAACAGGTCAGAACTGAAGATCTCGATACCAAGAAGGAACAAAGGGAAACTAAGATGTGGAGAAGGCCTAACCAGCCAACACTTAAGAGATGGAGCAATGTGAAAAAGTTGATCCTTCTCAAGAGATTCGTCAAGGCATTGGAGAAAACTAGGAACTTCAAGCCAAGAATGCCCAGAAGCCAGTCCTCAGAACTTCACCCAGAAGCAGAGAAAGTCAGCTTAAGACGGCAATCGAcagaagagaggaagaaatcTGAGGAATGGATGCTTGATTATGCACTCCGGAAGGTCATTTCCAACCTGGATCCagcacaaaaaaggaaagtagcTCTCCTTGTAGAAGCCTTTGAAACTGTCGTCCCAGCAGAAGGATGTGAATCTCCCTTAAGTccaaattcatcattttcatctCCTGTTCGCCGTGCTAAAGCCAACGTAAATTGCTCAGTCCAGGATGACAAGCCAAAAGGCAGTGAGTATGGATACTCTTCTGCGACATTGACTGGGATGTCATCAAGCACATATCCAGTTGTACAAAGCAGCGGTTCCCCAACTGAAGAACAAGAGAACCCAGTGGCATCTTCTCAGGCCAAAGTAACAGGTCAGGACTTTTGTGAAATCAGTAAAGATACAAGCATGGTGATCTATGATGAAAACCCTATGAAAAATAGTTGTTCAAGTCCTGATGGGGTTATGAGTAAGTCCACTATTGCGAGTGATCCATCTGATCAGTGCTTGAAGGCAGAAAACAGTGACAATGACATTGAATTATTAGACGATAGAAAAGTTGAGGTGGAGAGTGCAAGGGAAACTCCAAGTTTAAATTTACTAGCTGACGGTTCTTATGCAGGATTGAGCAGAAAAAGCTACGAGACTGAAGGTTCAATGGGTGAAACAGTGCCGATATTAAATGATTCTAAACGTGATTTGCCTGAAGATATAGCAGAATCTGAGCCAGATGATCCATTTAGGACTCCTGTTGGAAGCAGGAAGAGTAATGGGTTGTGGTACCTAATATATCAGCACATGGTCTCAGACATCGCCGAAAGTGGAGGATTGCAGAGTctagaaaatgagaaagaatATGTGAAAGATGGCAGTACACTGCTTGGAGTGGAAGAAGCTGACTGTCGTCAAGAGGTTTCTGAAGGGGGTCATGACATTGAGGCAGCAACCAATGATGAAGATCGGCAGCAGACGGAACTGTGCCAGAGTGATGTCATCAAATTGCTACAAgaatcaattaacaaaattcttCTTTCCCGAAGTCCACATCAGAAGTTTGATGGACAGTCAAAAGCTAATGACTCAAAGTTGGAGGAGCAGTGTCACTCTGGTGAGAAGGATGAAAGCAGAGGTGAAACCGAATCATCAGGCATCTCTACTTCCTGTGAACTTCAGAATGGTGCAGCGTCAGATTCAAAAGAAGAGCAGGTCAGAACTGAAAATCTGCATACTGAGAAGGAACAAACACATACTAAGATTTGGCACAAGCCTAATCAGCCTACACTTAAGAGATGGAGCAGTGTGAAAAATTTCATCCTTCTCAAGAAATTTGTCAAGGCATTGGAGAAGACTAGGAACTTCAAGCCAAGAATGCCAAGAAGGCCATCCTCAGAACTTTTCACAGAATCAGAGAAGGTTAGCTTGAGACGGCAATCTATAGAAGAGCGGAAGAAATCTGAGGAATGGATGCTTGATCATGCACTCCGAAAGGTCATTTCCGACCTGGATCCTgcacagaaaagaaaagtagcTTTACTTGTAGAAGCTTTTGAAACTGTCGTCCCAGCACAAGAAGGTGAATCTACCATAAGTCCAAATATATCATTTTCATATCCTGCTTGCCGAGCCAAAGTCAACATGAATTGCTCAGTCCTGGATGACAGACCAATTGCCAGTGAGGATGGATACTTCTCTGAGACTTTGACTGGGAAGTCATCGAGCACTTATCCAGTTGCCGAAAGCAACAATTCCCCAACTGAAGAACAACAGAATACGGTGGCATTCTCTGAGGCCAAAGGAACAG GTGATCTATCTGATCGGTGCTTTAAGGAAGAAAACAGTGAAAATGTAGAGGAGTTTTCATGGAAAACTCCAAGTTTAAATTCACCACCTGAGGGTGCTGATGCTGGATCAAACAGCCAACCCTCCGAGACCAAAGGTTGTTTGGGTGAAACAGTGACATTATCCAATTATTCTAAAGGCCATTCGCCAGAAGATGATGATGCTGAGTCAACACACATTGAAGGGTCGTCCCCTTTACCATCTGTCGATGACACATGGGAGGAGCCCAGGATGGCTAGTCGAGAAGGTAATGATGGAGCAAATCCCATAGATGAGCTTTCATCTGATTCATCTCCACTTGAGGAGTCCATGCCTCTACGTGTCCCTAATGCAGAACCGGAAATACAGTTGGAGAACAAGAAGTATTCAAATCTCTGGTACTTGATACACAAGCACATGGTATCAAGTCTTAATACAGAAGATGAAAGCAGGTCAACTCTTGATGGCATCAAcaaggaagacgaagaagaagagaacaaattGGACAGAACATACAGTTCTTGTCCTTGTCAAGATTCACCAGAGGCAAAAGATCAGCAAACATCTCTAGGTCATAGGGATGATCGTGAAAAGATGGAACTCAAAAAAATTGAGGCCATTAAGCTGGTACAAGAGGCAATTGACAATATCCTTCTTCTGGAAGCTGAGGAAAGTTCATCAGGTGGTCAATTTTCGAGTAAGGACATTCAATATGAGGAGGCAGAATGTGCAGAGACTCTCACTTCAACATTGAATAATTCAGCTGATGATGGAAGGGTGGAACCTGAAGGAACAGAACAGCCCAGAGCTTCAGATCAAGAAACGCAGCTCCAATTTACTACTGTTAATGGTGCTTCCCATAAAGAGAATAGAATGGAGCCCAAGGTGGCAAGCAAATTTAGCCGAGGAGCAGTGAAAAATTGGAGCAACCTGAAGAAGGTAATTCTCCTTAAGAGATTCGTCAAGGCATTAGAGAAAGTGAGGAACCTCAACCTACAGCAGCCGCAACATCTTCCTCCTCAGCTGCTTGATGAACCAGAAAAAGTCAATTTGAGGCATCAGGACATGGATGGAAGGAAAAATACCGAGGAATGGATGTTGGATTATGCCCTTCAGCAAGTTGTTTCCAGATTAACTCCaacaaggagaagaaaagttcaCTTACTCGTAGAAGCTTTTGAAACGGTTAGTCCTCCAGTTGGGAATTGA